From Arcticibacter tournemirensis, one genomic window encodes:
- a CDS encoding RagB/SusD family nutrient uptake outer membrane protein: protein MKKLFLTKAAIILLLAAIFTSCKDLELAPEDQFTDLTYWNSPAKAQSMLNTAYSQIYSTDHFFYDEAMSDNAYSRTDASGSNSIATGAYDASLARLKDEWTDHYRGIKSCNLLLSNIDRVPDMDEALKTRMKAEARVLRAFQYFQLMTWFGDVPLFEKDITIEESRSIQRSPRAEVLAFILKELDESVSGLPTNTALSEAERGRITKGAAIALKARVLLYESRWADVVSTCELLINNTNNGSYSLFPSYEGLFLPQNEYNSEVILDVQFVPLTRTWGTFFDLAPISAGARLNAMAPTQELVNSYRMLNGKLPGESGSGYVESNPYNNRDPRLTYTVVYHGYTWKKPNGSTQTIYIKPGSDPNAAKLDEYAPGSSKTATGYYLRKYFDPTHTTSLGSGLNLILIRYADVLLMYAEAKNELAKLDEATWNQTIKALRSRAGFTDAGALNYNSSWSQGDLKEIIRNERRVELAMEGLRIFDIRRWKIAETVLNGWVHGAQFGPANEDGGYIRAGQRSFDKNKHYLWPVPREERSINPNLSQNPGWN from the coding sequence ATGAAAAAGTTATTTTTAACAAAGGCAGCGATCATCCTATTGCTGGCCGCGATATTCACAAGCTGTAAGGACCTGGAGCTCGCCCCGGAGGACCAGTTTACAGACCTTACTTACTGGAATTCACCAGCTAAGGCGCAGAGTATGCTGAATACAGCGTATTCGCAGATTTACAGTACCGACCATTTCTTCTACGACGAAGCAATGTCAGATAACGCCTACAGCCGTACAGACGCTTCAGGCTCTAATTCAATCGCTACAGGGGCATACGACGCTTCCCTGGCACGTTTAAAGGATGAATGGACTGATCATTATCGTGGAATAAAATCGTGTAACCTGTTGCTTTCAAATATAGATCGCGTCCCCGATATGGACGAAGCTTTGAAAACCCGTATGAAAGCAGAAGCGAGGGTACTGAGAGCGTTTCAGTATTTTCAGTTGATGACCTGGTTTGGCGATGTTCCCTTGTTTGAAAAGGATATAACAATAGAAGAATCCAGATCGATTCAACGCTCTCCAAGGGCAGAGGTACTTGCTTTTATTTTAAAAGAGCTGGATGAATCTGTTAGCGGATTACCCACTAATACTGCGCTTTCCGAAGCCGAACGTGGCAGGATTACCAAAGGTGCTGCTATCGCCCTTAAGGCCCGCGTTCTGTTATATGAAAGCCGCTGGGCAGATGTGGTATCTACCTGCGAATTGCTGATCAACAATACAAACAACGGAAGCTATTCACTATTCCCTTCTTACGAAGGATTGTTCCTTCCTCAGAATGAGTATAACAGCGAGGTAATATTGGATGTACAGTTTGTTCCCTTAACCAGAACCTGGGGCACTTTCTTCGATCTGGCTCCAATATCAGCCGGTGCCAGGCTAAATGCAATGGCCCCTACACAGGAACTGGTAAACAGTTACAGAATGTTAAATGGTAAATTACCCGGAGAATCGGGCTCAGGCTATGTGGAGAGTAATCCATACAATAACAGAGACCCGCGCTTAACATACACGGTAGTATATCACGGTTATACCTGGAAGAAACCCAATGGAAGCACGCAAACTATTTATATCAAACCAGGTTCAGACCCTAACGCTGCAAAGCTGGATGAATATGCGCCAGGTTCTTCTAAAACCGCTACCGGATACTATCTGCGCAAATATTTCGATCCAACACATACTACAAGTTTAGGATCTGGCTTGAACCTGATCCTGATCCGGTATGCAGATGTCCTTTTGATGTATGCAGAAGCTAAAAATGAGTTAGCCAAGCTGGATGAGGCCACCTGGAATCAAACGATAAAAGCACTACGGTCAAGAGCCGGATTTACTGATGCAGGAGCACTGAACTATAACTCTTCCTGGAGTCAGGGTGATTTGAAAGAAATCATCAGGAACGAACGCAGAGTAGAACTTGCCATGGAAGGCCTGCGGATCTTCGATATCAGACGATGGAAGATTGCTGAAACGGTTCTGAATGGCTGGGTGCATGGAGCTCAATTCGGCCCTGCCAACGAAGACGGAGGGTATATACGTGCCGGACAGAGAAGCTTTGATAAAAACAAACATTATCTATGGCCGGTACCAAGAGAAGAAAGAAGCATCAATCCTAATCTCTCACAAAACCCAGGCTGGAATTAA
- a CDS encoding glycoside hydrolase family 76 protein has protein sequence MKIKLLPSLLLAGIGVTALSISSCSKEEGYALYDGKVKNMEYTWAATADSMQEATYNTFKSADGKYFLQNNAGNTGFNYWWEAHVMDVFADGYIRTANAAYKPKMTALLNGIKEKNGNTFLNEYYDDMEWLALACLRVYNATGDNAFKTTAELLWTDIKTAWTDAAGGGMLWKKTPPISKNACSNGPASILASRMYQLSNNPDDLAWAKKIYAWEKANLVDPSSGIVWDNLSVEGSVIKVNKDWKFTYNQGTYIGAALELYKVTKDRSYLTDAMRTTNTCMNSADINKDGMLKSENQGDGGLFKGILVRYMTLLALEPDLNETDRGNLVRFLKFNAETFYTKGLARPSMLAGPDWTTKPSGSIDLSTQISGLMLMEAAAALKKAERL, from the coding sequence ATGAAGATCAAACTACTGCCGTCTTTATTACTTGCAGGTATCGGCGTTACTGCTTTGTCTATAAGCTCCTGTTCAAAAGAAGAAGGATATGCATTATACGACGGAAAGGTAAAAAACATGGAATATACCTGGGCTGCTACGGCTGATTCAATGCAGGAAGCAACCTATAATACTTTTAAATCGGCTGATGGCAAATATTTCCTGCAGAATAACGCTGGAAATACCGGCTTCAATTACTGGTGGGAGGCGCATGTAATGGATGTTTTCGCCGACGGCTACATCAGAACCGCCAACGCTGCTTATAAACCTAAAATGACTGCCTTGCTGAATGGTATTAAAGAAAAGAATGGTAACACATTCCTGAATGAATACTACGACGATATGGAATGGCTGGCTTTAGCGTGTTTAAGAGTGTATAATGCTACGGGCGACAACGCATTCAAAACTACAGCAGAACTTTTATGGACAGATATTAAAACCGCGTGGACCGATGCTGCTGGTGGTGGGATGTTATGGAAAAAGACTCCGCCCATATCAAAAAACGCCTGTTCAAATGGCCCCGCATCCATTCTTGCGTCCCGTATGTATCAGCTCAGCAATAATCCCGATGATCTGGCATGGGCAAAGAAGATCTATGCCTGGGAAAAAGCGAACCTGGTTGACCCCTCAAGTGGTATCGTATGGGATAACCTGTCCGTTGAAGGATCGGTGATCAAAGTGAATAAGGACTGGAAGTTTACATATAATCAGGGAACTTACATTGGAGCGGCACTCGAGCTCTATAAGGTAACCAAGGACCGCTCGTACCTTACCGATGCTATGCGTACGACGAATACTTGTATGAACAGTGCTGATATTAATAAAGATGGGATGTTGAAAAGCGAGAATCAGGGCGATGGCGGCCTGTTCAAAGGAATCCTGGTTCGTTATATGACCTTACTGGCGCTGGAACCCGATTTGAATGAGACAGACCGCGGAAATCTTGTAAGGTTCCTGAAGTTTAATGCCGAAACATTTTATACGAAAGGACTGGCCCGGCCCTCCATGCTTGCGGGTCCCGACTGGACTACAAAGCCTTCAGGGAGCATAGATCTTTCCACACAGATCAGCGGCTTAATGCTGATGGAAGCTGCTGCCGCTTTAAAGAAAGCTGAACGGCTTTAA
- a CDS encoding SusE domain-containing protein, which translates to MKKNLKHILFVCLATVVVFGSCKDDNELDHTKVSAVENLFAPSDNANVFIEGEGSVMFEWEKAKAEDNGVVLYEVLFDKTDGDFSKPLYSLPSDGNGYQRTLSMSYGDLSKVAAAAGIKPGETGKVKWTVWSSKGMEAEKSSVTRILEIERPEGFTVLPATAYLTGTATEGGDDISKAVPFKKLSDGVFEVYTSLKAGTYHIAERNSGNPAIYSVSGDGKIVESGTTTVTGSNKVYRIRLNFNTAGSEFTEIVSLGLWFAPENKIWYELPYAGGSSWEIKNAPVVFRQESWGRDERYKFKFVVKNAAGASSEEWYGSVNRDNQRPTDASQPSYWYMVPVTNNQWDNCFKFNGNADNKNADIKVTFNPAAYTHSVTVK; encoded by the coding sequence ATGAAAAAGAATTTAAAACATATATTATTTGTCTGCTTAGCAACAGTAGTTGTTTTCGGCAGTTGCAAAGACGACAACGAACTTGATCATACCAAGGTTTCTGCGGTAGAGAATCTATTTGCTCCCAGTGATAATGCGAACGTTTTTATCGAGGGCGAAGGCTCTGTGATGTTCGAATGGGAGAAAGCCAAGGCGGAAGACAACGGAGTCGTGCTGTATGAAGTACTTTTTGACAAAACTGACGGCGATTTCTCCAAACCTCTTTATTCACTTCCATCAGACGGTAACGGGTATCAGAGAACGCTTTCCATGAGTTATGGCGACTTGTCGAAAGTTGCTGCAGCTGCGGGTATAAAACCAGGCGAGACAGGTAAAGTGAAGTGGACAGTATGGTCTTCCAAAGGCATGGAGGCCGAAAAATCGTCCGTCACCAGAATACTTGAAATTGAACGTCCTGAAGGATTTACGGTGTTGCCGGCTACTGCTTATTTAACCGGAACAGCCACAGAGGGTGGCGACGATATCAGTAAGGCAGTGCCTTTTAAGAAGCTGAGCGATGGCGTTTTTGAAGTATATACTTCTTTGAAAGCAGGAACTTATCATATTGCAGAACGCAACAGCGGAAATCCTGCTATATATTCCGTTTCGGGTGATGGCAAAATAGTTGAGTCTGGAACAACTACTGTTACGGGCAGCAACAAGGTGTATCGCATTAGACTTAATTTTAATACCGCCGGTTCAGAATTTACTGAAATAGTATCGCTTGGCTTATGGTTTGCTCCCGAAAATAAAATATGGTATGAGTTGCCATATGCCGGAGGAAGCAGCTGGGAAATTAAAAACGCTCCGGTTGTATTCAGGCAGGAAAGCTGGGGAAGAGATGAACGTTACAAGTTCAAGTTTGTAGTTAAAAATGCCGCAGGAGCATCTTCCGAAGAATGGTACGGCAGTGTAAACCGCGATAACCAGAGACCAACTGATGCTTCCCAGCCATCTTACTGGTACATGGTGCCGGTTACAAACAACCAGTGGGATAACTGTTTTAAATTCAATGGGAATGCAGATAACAAAAACGCCGATATAAAAGTGACGTTTAATCCTGCTGCATATACTCATTCGGTAACTGTAAAATAA
- a CDS encoding RNA polymerase sigma-70 factor has protein sequence MNTSYSDDLKSFNALYDEYSARTYGNILKMVKDPETAQELLQDIFVKLWEKRSLIEPGKPWGPYLFQVAKHHVYDHFRKEALSRKLEAHLGVSNEETYTHIEEELIYKESHKLLWTAIEKLSPQRKQVYTLCKIEGKSYFEVSRLLGISISTVSDHMLKANRFIRSQLLASELFVALVIFHAI, from the coding sequence ATGAATACCAGCTATTCAGACGATTTAAAATCTTTTAATGCCTTGTACGACGAGTACAGTGCAAGGACCTACGGCAACATCCTGAAAATGGTGAAAGACCCGGAGACGGCTCAGGAACTGCTACAGGATATTTTCGTTAAACTCTGGGAGAAAAGAAGTCTCATTGAGCCTGGCAAACCCTGGGGCCCCTATCTTTTTCAGGTAGCAAAGCATCATGTTTATGATCACTTCCGAAAGGAAGCCCTCAGCCGCAAGCTCGAAGCTCATCTCGGAGTCAGCAATGAAGAAACCTACACTCATATAGAAGAAGAACTTATTTATAAGGAGAGCCATAAGCTCCTATGGACAGCGATAGAGAAACTTTCTCCGCAGAGAAAACAGGTCTATACCTTATGTAAGATCGAGGGCAAAAGCTATTTCGAAGTTAGCCGCTTATTAGGAATATCTATATCCACAGTAAGCGATCATATGCTGAAAGCGAACCGTTTTATCCGGTCGCAGTTATTGGCTTCAGAACTTTTTGTAGCCCTCGTTATTTTCCACGCCATATAA
- a CDS encoding TonB-dependent receptor, translating into MKLTVFLMMAAFLQVSATGYAQKISLTERNVTIEQVFKEIKKQSQYDFFYDLEMLQETKPVNISVKNASIENVLEKCFEGQPITYVIEQNTIVVKRKPKGAQSLTSAAIIPVNVSGRVVDEKGAGLPGVSVRVKGTSAATSTDIEGRFRINVQDANASLVFTFIGYGTKEIPLRGQSSLSVQMQPEQKALEEVVVVGYGTQRRSSVVGAVDQVTSAAIEGRPSVNTTQALQGVSPNLVVQQRNSEPGAGMNLNVRGISTMGNNSPLVVIDGIVGGDINLLNPQDIETVSVLKDAGSAAIYGSRASNGVVLVTTKKGKKNMKPTVNYNGLAGVNDPKMFFKPVSAYENAILRNESRANSGLGSVVYTPEQIRTFKEQGDNEWFVDAITQSAWQQNHNLSVTGGSETSTYMVSVGYTDQASNFVGPSKGLRRYNYRMNLTHEYGRLKFTSVLAYTKSDIRDHASSTGTLMVDAARVPLNYRLKDDEGRYLTNDVLQEFNPLGVLEKGGFRKYDNDNIFGSLTAELKLTSFLKLKGVFGGSQYSNSQFERVMKVNYFPAGVSGADYNVNDESRKLRDLNTQFLAQFTKTFNKSHDVDVLVGVSNENHEERGIKLQRRNTDPELGTPVTETIINEAETKNSNQGSGQNSLNSLFGRASYSFDNKYYAEFNFRYDGSSKFRKGYRWGFFPAGSVGYRLTEENFMQNYRDKVGDLKLRASYGIVGNQNVGNFQYQTTFFTFGPAYGFNNEEVSATGFNFANPDLRWERAATFNIGADFSFFKNALTYSFDYFNKITKDILVKPQVPGVFGTTLPDFNAGKVRNQGWEMALSYRHAGRVLRHTVSLNVGDTKNKVLYFEGTENLPRVDELRYLQMTGFPYRSYVGYKRDGYFQNIDEVSAGAKPSGLLVQPGDNRYVDANGDGVIDDDDLFVFGNPFPRLTFGTSYNVGFKGFDLNVFFQGVGKRTMMLRGELVEPFHVNYGRTMYEHQLDYWTPQNPDARYPRLADDGSASNTNNFKRGSDLYLYSGAYLRLKNVQVGYTLPQAVSKKLGMQKLRAYLSGQNLFTWSAVKFVDPELTEFDSSLKNSGGNSGRAYPTLVYYGFGLDVTF; encoded by the coding sequence ATGAAACTAACCGTTTTCCTAATGATGGCAGCATTCTTACAGGTAAGTGCCACGGGATACGCGCAGAAAATTAGTTTAACAGAACGAAACGTAACCATAGAGCAGGTCTTTAAAGAAATCAAGAAGCAAAGTCAGTATGACTTCTTTTATGATCTCGAAATGTTGCAGGAAACAAAGCCTGTTAACATATCTGTAAAAAATGCTTCCATAGAAAATGTTCTCGAAAAGTGTTTTGAAGGACAGCCAATAACCTATGTAATAGAACAGAATACTATTGTTGTAAAGAGGAAGCCTAAAGGTGCGCAATCCCTCACTTCCGCTGCTATAATCCCGGTAAATGTATCAGGACGGGTAGTCGACGAGAAAGGTGCCGGACTGCCTGGGGTTAGCGTGAGGGTCAAAGGAACCTCGGCGGCAACCAGTACCGATATAGAGGGCCGCTTCAGGATCAACGTGCAGGATGCAAATGCCAGTCTTGTTTTTACATTCATCGGATACGGCACTAAAGAGATCCCTTTAAGAGGTCAGTCTTCTCTCTCGGTACAAATGCAGCCAGAGCAAAAGGCGCTGGAAGAAGTGGTTGTAGTAGGGTATGGTACCCAAAGAAGATCTAGTGTGGTAGGTGCCGTCGATCAGGTAACTTCTGCAGCAATCGAGGGACGCCCCTCTGTGAATACAACTCAAGCCTTGCAGGGCGTTTCCCCCAACCTCGTAGTTCAGCAGAGAAACTCAGAGCCCGGCGCAGGAATGAACCTGAACGTCAGAGGGATTAGTACCATGGGTAATAATAGTCCGCTGGTAGTTATTGACGGAATCGTGGGCGGAGATATAAACCTCCTAAATCCCCAGGATATCGAAACGGTGTCTGTCCTGAAAGATGCCGGAAGCGCTGCTATTTACGGTTCAAGAGCCTCAAATGGGGTCGTGCTCGTAACTACAAAAAAAGGCAAGAAAAACATGAAGCCCACAGTCAACTATAATGGACTGGCTGGCGTGAATGATCCGAAAATGTTCTTTAAACCTGTGAGTGCCTACGAGAATGCAATTCTGAGGAATGAGTCGCGGGCAAATTCAGGATTAGGATCTGTAGTGTACACACCTGAGCAGATACGCACATTCAAGGAACAGGGCGATAACGAATGGTTTGTTGATGCCATTACTCAAAGCGCCTGGCAGCAAAATCACAATCTTAGCGTTACAGGCGGCAGCGAAACCTCAACTTATATGGTATCGGTAGGGTATACCGACCAGGCAAGTAACTTCGTGGGGCCATCTAAAGGGCTTAGAAGGTATAATTACCGGATGAACCTTACGCACGAGTATGGAAGGCTTAAATTCACCTCGGTGCTTGCCTATACTAAAAGCGATATAAGGGATCACGCCTCCTCTACGGGTACATTAATGGTGGATGCTGCACGTGTACCTCTTAACTATCGCTTAAAAGACGATGAAGGCCGTTACCTTACCAACGACGTATTGCAGGAGTTTAATCCCCTCGGCGTTCTTGAGAAGGGCGGTTTCCGCAAATACGATAATGATAACATATTCGGTAGCTTAACGGCTGAATTAAAGTTAACCAGCTTTCTTAAGCTGAAGGGCGTGTTCGGCGGAAGTCAGTATTCAAACAGTCAGTTTGAAAGAGTGATGAAGGTGAATTACTTTCCCGCGGGCGTTTCAGGTGCCGATTATAATGTTAATGACGAAAGCAGGAAACTGCGTGACCTGAATACACAGTTCCTGGCACAGTTTACTAAAACCTTTAATAAGTCGCATGATGTCGACGTTCTTGTTGGCGTATCTAACGAAAACCATGAAGAGCGTGGTATTAAACTTCAAAGGAGAAATACAGACCCCGAACTCGGTACACCCGTCACTGAAACGATAATCAACGAAGCGGAGACTAAGAATTCCAATCAAGGCTCGGGACAGAACAGTTTGAATTCACTTTTCGGAAGGGCTTCATATTCCTTCGATAACAAGTATTATGCAGAATTCAACTTCAGGTATGACGGTTCTTCGAAATTCAGAAAAGGGTATCGCTGGGGCTTTTTCCCTGCAGGATCAGTAGGGTACCGCCTTACTGAAGAAAACTTCATGCAGAATTACCGCGACAAAGTTGGTGATTTGAAGCTGAGGGCATCTTACGGGATAGTAGGAAACCAAAACGTAGGAAACTTCCAGTACCAAACTACCTTCTTTACATTTGGTCCGGCCTATGGCTTTAACAATGAAGAAGTTTCTGCTACAGGGTTTAACTTTGCCAATCCCGACTTAAGATGGGAACGTGCTGCAACATTTAACATCGGAGCAGATTTCAGTTTCTTTAAAAATGCTCTAACTTATTCTTTCGATTACTTTAACAAAATAACCAAAGACATCCTGGTGAAACCACAGGTTCCTGGTGTGTTTGGTACAACTCTTCCCGACTTTAATGCTGGTAAGGTAAGAAATCAGGGTTGGGAAATGGCCCTGTCATACAGGCATGCCGGAAGAGTGTTAAGACATACGGTATCATTAAATGTTGGTGATACAAAAAATAAAGTGCTTTACTTCGAAGGAACAGAGAATTTGCCAAGGGTTGATGAACTGCGCTATCTGCAAATGACTGGCTTCCCTTACAGATCTTATGTTGGATATAAAAGAGACGGTTACTTCCAGAACATCGATGAAGTGAGTGCGGGTGCCAAGCCATCAGGACTGCTTGTTCAACCGGGTGATAATCGTTATGTCGATGCTAATGGCGACGGGGTAATAGATGACGACGACCTTTTCGTATTCGGAAACCCTTTTCCGCGTTTAACCTTCGGAACTTCCTATAATGTAGGATTTAAAGGCTTTGACTTAAACGTATTCTTCCAGGGCGTAGGAAAGAGAACAATGATGCTGCGCGGCGAACTTGTAGAGCCCTTCCACGTAAATTATGGAAGAACAATGTACGAACATCAGCTCGACTATTGGACTCCTCAAAACCCTGATGCACGTTATCCTCGCCTGGCTGACGACGGAAGTGCCTCAAATACTAATAATTTTAAGAGAGGATCCGATCTATACCTCTACAGTGGTGCTTATCTGCGGCTTAAAAATGTTCAGGTAGGATATACTTTACCGCAAGCGGTTTCAAAGAAGCTCGGTATGCAGAAGCTTAGAGCTTATTTGTCCGGTCAAAACCTCTTTACATGGTCAGCAGTAAAATTCGTTGATCCGGAGCTTACAGAGTTCGACAGCAGCTTGAAGAACTCAGGAGGAAATAGCGGCAGGGCTTATCCAACTCTGGTATATTATGGTTTTGGTTTGGATGTTACTTTCTAA
- a CDS encoding FecR family protein codes for MEDIQELKRLFRKYLANECSEEEVNRLLPHLRSVEKNHLFEEIIGENLTEDIEDGFADQPHIRAVLDDARKKIVLRIGETEDAGEAGVRSLWPRIISVAAAVILCICAAAFIFNYTPRKENTVSKAVPADIAPGGNKAVLTLADGSKISLTDATNGTLAKQSGISVTKTADGQITYVIAADQGASDGTASTPEAAMNTISTPKGGQYNVVLPDGSKIWLNAASSVRYPVKFNPAERRVVLSGEAYFEVNPARSLIPGQARLPFIVETGDQEVEVLGTHFNINGYTDEPLVKTTLLEGKVRVRKNGTTGTILSPGQQAQASPRQSNIRVVTADIKAEMAWKHNQFFFEDEPIETIMRQISRWYDVDIVYKDDLKGKTVWGSVTRFSNISKVLNILELTGNVHFKIEGRQVIVMK; via the coding sequence TTGGAAGATATACAGGAACTCAAACGTTTATTTCGAAAATACCTCGCCAACGAGTGTTCTGAGGAAGAAGTAAACAGGCTCTTGCCGCACCTTCGGTCAGTAGAAAAGAATCATCTTTTCGAGGAGATTATCGGAGAAAATCTAACCGAAGATATAGAGGACGGATTCGCCGACCAGCCTCATATACGGGCTGTACTAGACGATGCCCGAAAAAAGATTGTACTTCGGATAGGAGAGACAGAAGATGCCGGTGAAGCAGGCGTCCGCAGCCTCTGGCCGCGGATCATTTCTGTAGCTGCCGCTGTTATCCTTTGCATCTGCGCTGCAGCATTCATTTTTAACTATACTCCGCGAAAGGAAAATACAGTTTCTAAAGCTGTTCCGGCTGATATTGCACCCGGAGGAAACAAAGCCGTTTTAACCCTTGCCGATGGCTCTAAGATATCATTAACCGATGCCACTAATGGAACACTGGCAAAGCAATCGGGCATCTCGGTAACCAAAACAGCCGACGGGCAGATCACCTATGTCATAGCTGCCGACCAGGGAGCATCCGACGGTACCGCGTCCACGCCGGAAGCTGCTATGAATACTATTTCAACACCTAAGGGCGGGCAATATAACGTCGTTTTGCCTGACGGTTCAAAAATATGGCTAAACGCGGCCTCTTCAGTTCGCTATCCGGTAAAGTTTAATCCTGCTGAAAGAAGAGTGGTTCTTTCAGGTGAGGCGTATTTTGAAGTCAACCCTGCACGCTCTCTAATCCCCGGACAAGCAAGACTCCCTTTTATTGTAGAAACGGGAGATCAGGAAGTAGAAGTGCTCGGCACACACTTTAATATTAATGGATATACCGATGAGCCCTTAGTAAAAACAACGCTTCTCGAAGGTAAGGTAAGAGTGAGAAAAAATGGTACAACAGGAACTATTCTAAGTCCGGGGCAGCAAGCTCAGGCATCGCCGCGTCAAAGCAATATCCGGGTTGTTACTGCAGATATCAAAGCAGAGATGGCCTGGAAACATAACCAGTTTTTCTTCGAAGATGAACCAATTGAAACCATCATGCGCCAAATATCAAGATGGTACGATGTTGACATCGTTTACAAAGATGACCTGAAAGGCAAAACCGTGTGGGGCTCGGTAACACGCTTCAGCAACATTTCAAAAGTTTTGAACATACTCGAATTAACCGGAAACGTACACTTTAAAATTGAAGGGAGGCAGGTAATCGTTATGAAATAA